The sequence GATCCGGGCGTTGAACGGACAAGCCCTGGACTTCAGCTCCGTAGTGGGAGAACGCGCCCGCACGACTATCGAGAACCAAAAGGGCGCGGTTATTCGGGCTGATGCCGGCGACGGTGTCCGTACCGGCTCTCATGCGCGCCTCACCAACGATGGGGAAATATCCACCGGCGACTCCCGAAGCGCTGCAGATAGGTTCGACGGTATCAACACCGGCTCTGCAATCGATACACGAATCTCCAATTCAGGCCTGATCTCGGGTGGGCGCAATGGTGTTTCAGGGGATCATATCGACCTGAGTAACGCAGGCACGATCATCGGGCGTAACGGTGCCGGTGCCGTATCCGTGAGCGACGGTAGTTTTTTCAACAATAATGGCACGATCACTGGCGGGCAGGATGGCCGACAAACCAACGTTGATGGCGACGGCGTACGGATTGGTGGCATTGCCAATGTCAGCAACAGACAAGGCACTATACAAGGCACCGGATCCAGCGGCGTGGACAAGAACGGTCGAGCCAATACCAGCGAAGGTGTGTCGATTGGCGGCGGTTACGTATTCAACGGCGCCGCCCCAACCCGTGGAGAAACACCGGGAATCATCATAGGAGCCAACAACGGCATTCTGGTCAGTGATGGCCAGGGTGGTTCAGCGGTGGCCGCTACAACCTTGAGGACCTATGGTGTTATCCGTGGGCTCGACGGTTTTGGTGTGAAGTTCATCGGCGACTTTGATGATCAGGTTGTCAATGGTGGCCTGATCAGTGGCGCCAATGGTGTTGCCCTTGATCTGGGAGGTGGCAACGATACCTTGACGCTGAACAAGGGTGCCATTTTTGAGGGGTTGGTGGACGGAGGAACGGGTCATAACACAATGATTCTGGAAGCCTACCAATACCCTTATTATTATCCCGGCCAAACACCTGATGGAACCGTGGGCGATACCCGTAATTTTGAGTCATTGCAGGTCCGTAACGGTTATTGGGTGCTCAATGGCCAAGGTGATTTCAGCCAGGGCGCCCAGGTGTTCAACCGTGCACTGCTGGATAACCAAGGGGGTATCGCCGGTACTGTGGTGGTTGACCAGGGTGGCGAGTACCAAGGCCGTGGATCGGTCGGCAACTTGATCATCAACGGCCAACTGACCACCAACATCCAAGTAGGAGCACCGCAGGTCAACGGCAACCTGACGATGGCACCCGGTGCTACGTTCTATTTTGCTACCAATGCGGACGGCAGCACCGCGACAACCCATGTGACCGGCAATGCCAGTCTCAATGGCGCTCGCTTTTCGCTGAACACCGGCAGCGACTTCAACTACCCGTGGCACAGTCGCTACACAGTACTTGAGGCTGGCAGCATCACCGGAACCTTCGATGATTCCGAGCTCCGTTACTATGCCTTTCTGACCCCAAAACTCAGCTACGAAGCCAACAGGGTAGACCTGAGTTACACCCGCAACGACGTGAATTTCACGGAGTACGCCCGCACTGCCAACGGTGCCCGAGCGGTTCAGAGCATCGAGTCAATCAGTTGGAGATATCGGGATGATATATACGGTCCATATCCGCCGTTTTTTTGGCAACCAAACCCGCTGAACGACGCCCTGCTCAACACCTCAGAAGCCACCGCCAGCGCCGCCATCGAAGCCCTGGCCGGTAGCAGTAACGCCAACCTCAGCAGCGCCACCCTGACGGCCAGCTCCCTGGTCGGCACCTCAATGCTGTCCGCCATGCGCCAGATGGGCAACGGAGCAGGCTTGCTGGTGGGGCTTGAGTCGACACAAACCCCGGAGCTGGCAGCCACGGGCGTACCGAGCGGCGCACGCAACCTCAATGACCCGAGTGCACGTGGCCGCGTCTGGCTGCAGGGCATAGGCAGCTATGGCAAGCTCGACAGTCAACACGGCAGCGACGGCATGCAGCAGCGGACTCAAGGCAGCTTGCTGGGGGTTGATTGGTCGTTATCGCCAACCTGGCGCCTGGGTGTAGTGGGCGGTTATTCGAAGACCGACCTGGACAGCCATAACGTCGATAACAAGCTGCGCAGCTGGCACGTCGGTGGGTATGCCGTGCGCCAGGACGGTCCGGTGGCCCTGCGCCTGGGTGCCGCCTACAGCCATCATGCCGGCGATAACAAGCGCACGGTCGAGTTCGAAGGTTTCAGCGACAAGCCAAAAGGCAATTACGACGCCGACAGCCAACAAGCATTTGCCGAACTGGGCTATGCCTTGGGCAGCGGGCGTTTCAACATCGAGCCGTTTACCAACCTGGGTTATCAGCGTTATCACCGCGACAGTTTCACCGAAAAAGGCGGCATTGCGTCACTCAAGGTCGATGCCCAGACCCAGGACAACTTCAGCAGCACCTTCGGCATGCGCCTGGCGCATCTGAGCCAACTGGACAACGGCATCAGCCTTACACCGCGAGCCAGCCTTGGCTGGCGGCATGTGTATGGCAACGTCGACAGTGAAACCCGCCAGGCGTTTGTGGTGGGTGGGGATGCATTCAACGTCGAAGGCAGCGCGCTGGATCGCGATAGCCTGATGGTTGGAGCAGGGCTGGATGTCGGCTTGTCTGCACGGCATACCCTGAGCGTCGGCTACAACGGTGAGTTGGGTAGCAATAGCCGCAATCACGCAGTGGTCGGGCAGTGGCAGATGAGTTTCTGAGGTCTCGGAAACCTCAGGACACTAACCCTTTGTCCCACAACCGCACTAATTCTCCAGGTGCCCGGTCTTCCGGCACCTGGAGCATCAGTTGGTCATCGCGGTCATCCTGGCGAAAGCGCACTTCAATCTGATAGAAGCGCTGGTCGCCCCGCCCCGACTCGGATGAGGTCAACGGCAGGCAGCCCTTCAGCAGGCTGCAAATCTGCTCGCGCTCATCCGGGTTGTATTGGGCAAATTCGATTTCACGGGGCCGACTCAACATCGCCGTCACGCCGCCCTGGCGGGAAAGCCGGACGGTGGCGTCGCTGCCCAAGGGTGGCAGTTCTTTCATTGCATTCTCCTCATGCCAGATTCACACCCACACCCGCCCAGGCTTTCTGTACAGCCTTGCCCTGGGCGACGCCAAAACGTTCACGGGCGTGCTCGACGGTCAGTGTGGCAAACGCCTGGAAATCAGCATCGTTATCCAGGCGCTTATCGCACACAGTGTCATACCAGATCTGCCCCGCCTGCACCCAGGCTGAGCCGCCCAGGGCGATGGCGCCCAAATAAAACGCGCGGTTGGGGATGCCGGAATTCAGGTGTACTCCGCCGTTATCATCCTGGGTCACGACAAAGTCACGCATATGCGCCGGTTGCGGGTCCTTGCCCAGGACCGGGTCGTCATAGGCAGTGCCGGGGTGGGACATGGAGCGCAGTCCCTTACCCTTGACCTTGTCGGTGAGTAAATCGGCCCCGATCAGCCAATCGGCCTGTTCGGCAGTCTGCTTGAGGACGTATTGCTTGGTAAGGATACCGAATACGTCAGAGACCGATTCATTGAGGGCCCCGGACTGGTTGCGATAGACCAGGCCCGCCTCGCTCTCGGTGATGCCGTGCGCCAACTCATGAGCCACGACATCCAGGGACCGGGTGAAGCGCTGGAACACCTCACCATCACCGTCACCAAAGACCATCTGCGCGCCATTCCAGAAGGCGTTGTCGTAGCCTTCGCCGTAGTGCACGGTGCCCACCAGGGCCAGGCCTCGGTTATCGATGGAGTCGCGCCCGTAGACCTGCCAGAAAAAGTCGTGAGTGGCACCCAGTGCGTCATAGGCCTCGTCCACCGCCGTATCGCCGCTGGCGCGCTGGCCCTCGGCCCGCGCCAAGGCACCGGGCAGGACAGTCAGGTGTTGAGCATCGTAGATATGTCGTTGCAACGTGCCGGGTACGGTTTTCTCTGCTGCCGCCCCCGCCACCGATACAAGCCCCGGATTGGGTAACAGCTGGCGAACATGGGTCAAGGTATTCAGCGCCCGAGAGCGCTGCCACTCGGACCCATGATCTATCAAACGATGAAGAATGTACGGCGGAATGAATCCCGGATATTGACCTTGACGGGGCATGCGCGTTCTCCTTGTCGGACGGCTGTCGATACTGTTGTGATCGAGTTTGGCGCCAGAGGTTCGTTTTCGTCCGGTGGGGTGAGGTTGCGTATCGGTGACTCACCACTAGACTGAGGGCTCCTCTCACATGGAAGTCCGTTCAATGAAAGCATTTCGCTCCTTGCGCCAGGCCGTTGCCGTGGCGATTCTCATGTCCACTGGCGGCCTTGCCCACGCTGCTGATATTCCTCTGTCCAAGAGCCTGGAAGCCGACGAAGTGACCACTAAGGTGTTGGCCGTGGATGCGGTCAATCACCAAGTCGTGCTGGAAGGCGCCGAAGGTCGTGAGGTGCATGTGCAACTCCGCGATCAGGCCAAGGATTTGGGCAATTTGAAGGTCGGTGATCAGGTCAAGGTGCTGGTGACTCATTCGGTGGCCGCCGTGCTGGACACCGACGTGGATAAAAGCGCGCCGGACGCCAGCGAGAAGACCGGAGTGCTTCGTGCCACCGCCGACAACCCGAACCCCGGCGGCGCAGCGTTCCGTCAGGTGCAGGTACAGCTGAAAATCACCCATATTGACCTGAAGAAGAACCAGGTCACCCTGGAAAATCCTGCGGGCGTCTCGAAAGTGCTGACGGTGGAAAAACCGGAAATTCGTGCCGGCCTCAAAGACCTCAAGGTCGGGCAAAGTGTGTTGGTGACCTACACCGATACGCTGGAGATCACCACGGCTCACGAGGGCTAAGGGGATTTGGTCAGGTGAACCTCGATGTTGTTCATCTGCTCGTCCCAGCCGCGAGAGTTCATCTTGAAGGCTTTCTCGCGACGCGCCTGAGGGATCGCGAGAAAACCTGACTCGACCACCCGAAGCAAGGTGCCTTCGGTGTGGTCTTCGAGGGCGAACTCCACCAGAGTCGGAGTCTCCGAGTCATAGTCGATCCCCTCTTCTATCGCGTAAGGGTGCCAACTGAAAGAGAACAGCTTTTGCGGTTCAAGCCGTTCGATTCTTGCATTCCATTTAACATGCTCGTAGCCCGGGAATGTGATCTGGGCTGCAATTGCCTCGCCTGCTACAAACTGTTTTCCCTTAAGGTCAATTCCGAACCAACTGCCAAATTGCTCGGCCTCGATCAGCGCTTGCCAGACCCGTTCGTGCGGGGCTTTGAGCAGGACTTTTCGTTCAATGCGATCATGTACGTCCATAAGTCACCTCCTTCATTGACAGTAGGCCACATCGACCAATGCGCAACCTTTCAGTACCACATCACGGTACGAAACTATCGGCGTGCAAGGTAGATTGATTGGCCACTTTTCATTCAGACAAGGCTGATACATGAACGATCCACGGAAACCGCTCCATGGCAGTTGCTTTTGCAAGGGCGTGCGTTACCAGGTGGACCGCCTGGACATGCCCATCAGCCACTGCCATTGCCACAGTTGCCGCAAAGTCCATGCCGCGGCGTTCGTCGCCACGGCAGGCGTCATGCGCGAGCACTTTCGCTGGACTCAAGGCGCAGAGCTTTTATCGTCCTTCGAATCGTCACCGGGAAAGCTCAGGCATTTCTGCTCGCAGTGCGGCTCGCACCTGATGGCTGAACGCAAGCATCAGCCCCATGTGATTGTGCGGGTTGCAACACTGGATGACGATCCTGGAGAGCAGCCGACGTGCCACATCTGGACGTCCCATGATGTGCCGTGGCTGTCTTACGAAGGGCTGGAGCAGTGGGAGGAGTGGAAGGCATGAACGAGTTCATGCCTTCGCGCATCAGACGTGGGGATCGCCCGGTGCTTTACTCGGGGTTGCGTATTGCGGCTTCAAATGGCCGTCCTGGTCCAGCAACCACGCGTCCATGATCTGCCGTACAACCGGACCCGCTACACGACCACCCGCCTCACCGTTTTCGATCATCACGGAGATCACGATTCTGGGATGTTCCGCCGGGGCGAAACCGACGAACAAGGCGTTGTCTCGGTTGCGCTCCGAGGTCTTCAAACGGTTGTAGCGTTCCCCCTGCTTGATCGCCACCACTTGCGCGGTGCCGCTCTTGCCGGCAATGCGGTATTGCGCGCCTGCGGCGGCGGCCCGGGCAATGCCCCGTGGGTCGTGCATCACCAATTGCATGCCGTGGTTGACCTGTTCCCAGCCACGCGGGTCCTTGAGGACAACGTTAGGCATCGGGTTCTCATCCACCGGTGGCACACCATTGATAGTCTTGGCCAGGTGCGGCCGGTTCCATACGCCTTTATTGGCAATCAGCGCGGTGGCCTGGGCCAGTTGCAGCGGCGTGACCTGCATGTAGCCCTGGCCAATGCCGAGGATCACGGTTTCCCCCGGGAACCAGGGCTGGCGCCGAGTGGCGCGCTTCCAGGCCTGGGACGGCATCAAGCCCGCTGACTCCTCGAACATGTCCAGGGAGACTTTCTGGCCGAGGCCAAACTCAGCCAGGTAGTCGTGCAGGCGATCGATACCCAGCTTGTGGGCCAAGTCATAGAAGTAGGTGTCGTTGGAACGCATGATCGCCGCGTCCATGTCCACCCAGCCGTCGCCGCTGTGGTTCCAGTTACGGTATTTGTGATCGAAGTCCGGGAGCTGGTAATAACCGGGGTCAAATACACGGGTCTGGGCGGTGACGACACCGCTGTCGAGCCCGGCGATTGCCACTTCCGGTTTGATGGTCGAGCCCGGCGCGTAAAGCCCGCGCAGGACCCGGTTGAACAGCGGCCGATCAATGGAGTCGTGCAGCGCGGCGTATTCCTTGAAGCTGATCCCGGTGACGAACAGGTTCGGGTCAAAGCTCGGCTTGCTGACCATCGCCAAGACTTCGCCAGTCTCCGGATCAAGGGCGACCACTGAGCCTCGGCGATCCCCCAAGGCTTCTTCGGCGGCTTCCTGGAGCTTGACGTCCAGGCTGAGGACTATGTTTTTGCCGGGGATCGGATCGGTATGCTTGAGCACCCGCAAAACCCTGCCTTGGGCGTTGGTCTCGACCTCTTCATAGCCCACGTGGCCATGCAGTTCCGACTCGTAGAAACGCTCAATACCGGTCTTGCCGATGGACTGCGTGCCACGGTACTCCACCGAATCGAGGGCTTTGGATTCTTTCTCGTTGATGCGGCCGACGTAACCAATGGAGTGGGCAAAGTGCGCCCCCAGCGGGTAATGACGGACGAACTGCGGTTCAACGTCCACCCCGGGAAGGCGGAACTGGTTGACGGCCAGCAAGGCGATCTGCTCTTCGGTCAGTTCATAGAACAGCGTTACAGGCACGAAAGGATGTCGGGCCTGTTTCATGGCCTTGTCGAACAAGGCCCGGTCTTCAGCAGGCAGGTGCAAGAGGCTGATGATCGAGTCGAGTTCGCCCTTGAGGTCTGACGCGCGCTCGCGGGTGATGATCAGGTTGTAGCTCGGCCGGTTATCCGCGAGCACCACGCCATTGCGGTCGTAGATCAGGCCACGAGTAGGCGTAATGGGCAGGACGTGGACCCGGTTGTTTTCGGAAATGGTGGAGTGATAGTCAAACTCCACCACCTGCAGGAAATACATGCGCCCTACCAGGGCACAGGTAATGCCGATCACAAGCAGCGCACAGGCCAGCAGCCGCTTATTGACCAGACGGTTTTCTTTTTCGTGATCTTTGATCGGTATCGGTTCAGGCATTTCTACAGCATCTCGTTGAATAAGGTCGACGCCGCTTCCTGCGGACGAACAATCAGTCCCTGTGAAAATGTGCTGCACCATACCAAAAATGCGGAAACACTTTGCATCGATTTCCCCAATGGCAATCTTTCCGGGTCTATTCGTGCTTTTTTATCAAAATTATTGTTCCTATTCGTGCATTTTTCTCCATCTCAGCTCTCTGGATACTTGACGCATTCATTCATAGAACCGCCTTGCCCTGTACAAGGCGCTGGAGGCCTTTTATGCACCCTCGTTTTCAACGATTGTTGGGTACCCGCCAATTTTCCATCGGCCTGGAACTGCCTCTGGACAATGATTGGTCCGCCGACGGTCAACGTTCACGCTTGAAGGAAGATCGCCCGTTCGGCGTACCGGACCTTAAGCAGCATGCGCAACTGGCCCGACTCGCCGACAGTAGTGGCTTTAAAGCATTATGGGTACGGGATGTGCCGGTGTATGACCCAAACTTTGGCGATGCCGCTCAGGTCTTCGAAACCTTTTCCTACCTGGGTTACCTGGCAGGGATTACACAAAACATTATGCTGGGTACCGCTGCGGTGGTGCTGCCCTTGCGTCAACCCTGGCTGACGCTGAAAGCTGCCAACAGCGTCGACGAGCTGAGCGATGGACGTCTGCTCCTCGGCGTGGCGAGTGGCGACCGGCCGATGGAGTACCCGCTGTTCGGTGTGGACTACGCGCAGCGCGGAGAAAGCTTTCGCAACACGGTTGAGTTATTACAAAGCCAGGGGCATGGTCGCCTGCCGGAAGGCGCCCGCCTGCTGCCCGAGCGCGAAGTACCTGTGCCGCTGCTGGTAGCCGGATTGGGCCAACAGTCTGCGGCCTGGATAGGGAAACATATGGACGGGTGGCTGGCCTACCCAGGTACGCCAGAAGAACATCATCACCGTGTGGACATTTGGCGGGATGTGAGTGGCGATAAACCTTACATAACATTTCTACATCTGGACCTGGAGGCTAACCCGCATGCACCGATGAAGCGTGTGCGTTTCGGCGGACGCAGTGGCCGTCTGGGGTTGATTGATGAGTTACAGGCCCTTAAAGCAGCGGGCGTCCAGCATGTCGGGTTACATCTGCGCCGTAGTGAACGGCCCGTGGCAGAAGTGATCAGCGAGTTGGCCGAACACGTCCTGCCCAGGTTTCATGACCCGCTTTGATTCGGCGACCCTCAGGAAAGAATCGACTTGGGCTCCAGAAAAGCTTCCAGACCAAAAGTACCGTATTCACGGCCAATACCCGATTGCTTGAAACCGCCAAACGGTGCCCGGGGCTCATGGGCAAGGGTATTGATCAAGACTCGGCCTGCGTCAATGCGACTGGCCAGTTTCCGTGCGCGGGCAGGATCGGATGACAAGATATATGCCTGGAGGCCGTAAGGTGTGTCATTGGCAATGCTAATGGCTTCTTCCTCATTGGCGTAAGTAATGATGGACAACACCGGACCGAAGATTTCCTCACGGGCAATGGTCATTTGATTCGTCACACGACTGAACACGGTTGGCCTTACGAACCAACCGGCCTTAATCCCCTCCGGTAAGCCGGGCCCGCCCACCACCAGATGAGCGCCCTCTTCGATCCCAAGCTGGATATAGCGCTGGACCCGCTCCCACTGCTTGAGACTGACCATGGGGCCCACGCTAGTATCCGGATCTCGGGGGTCACCTGCCCGCACCTTGGCCAACTCTTCGATCATCAGCGTTTCAACTTCAGCCAAGCGCTGCTCGGGTACCAGAATTCGAGTGCCGGCAATACAAGCCTGACCGCTGTTCATGAAACCGGCCTGGATGGCCATGGGCACGGCGGCACTGAGGTCTGCATCTTCGAGGATCAACACCGGGGATTTACCGCCCAACTCCAGGGTAACGCGCTTCAAGGTCTGCGCCCCGGAACCCAGAATGCTCTTGCCGATTGCGGTAGATCCCGTGAATGAGACTTTCGCAATGTCCGGATGTGAACTTAAGACGACTCCGACGGTTTCACCACGGCCGGTGACAATATTGAAGACGCCTGGCGGTAATCCGGCTTTGTGGAGGGCACGGGTCACAATGGCTGTCTGAAGCGCGCTCATTTCGCTTGGCTTGATCACCGCTGTACAACCGGCAGCCAACGCCGCGGCCAGCTTTCCGCAGATGAAACCGGCGTTGCTGTTCCAAGGCGTAATCAATCCGGCAACACCTAGCGGCTGCATGACCACTTCGGCGATGCCAATACGCCGGGAGAACGTATATTCCTCAAGCACGACAGCGGCATCCTCCAGGACGCCGGCCGCGTGCTTGGCCATCCATCGGGCGCGGGAGATGGGGGCACCGTACTCTTCAATGATTGCTTCAGTCAGCTCATCTTCTACGGATTGAATGGCTGCATGCATATGTCTGAGGTGAGTGACGCGCAGACTTTTTGTACTGCGGGAGAACTCGGGGAAGGCTTGTTTCGCTGCGGCAATTGCACCCTTGGCGTCCAATTCGTCTGCCAATCTGACCTGGCCAATGCTCTGACCCGTAGCCGGATTGAACAGCTCGAAAAGCTCTTCTCCGTGAGGTGTCACAAAGGCGCCGTTGATGTACACGTGGTCGATATGATGCATAGATCCTCCAGGAGCGTTCAGCTAGTGAGTCCTACGGTAAATCACTATGATTGAGCTGATAAGTCGGATAAGTCGACATGAGTTCATGAGTAATCCAGGACAATGAACAAAACCGGACTGAACGAACTGGAAGCGGTGATGGCGGTAGCCCGTCATCGTAGTTTTCGTGCTGCGGCTACGGAGTTGAATGTGTCAACCTCTGCGCTGAGTCACTCCGTTGCGGCGCTCGAAGCGCGTATGGGGGTTCGCTTGTTCAACCGAACTACGCGCAGTGTGTCGTTATCCGAGGTGGGCGCAGAGTTTATCGGTACCATTACTCCGGCACTTGCGACCATTCGTATGGCTCTGGAGCAGGCGGGTAATCATCACTCAGAACCCACAGGGACCTTGCGTCTGGGCGCAGCAAAACAGATCATGCCGCTGCTGCTGGAGTACTTGCAGCGTTATCCGCAGATGAAACTGGATATCGTCACTGAAGGGCGCCTGATAGATATCATTGCGCAAGGGTTTGATGCAGGGATTCGTCTCGGTGACAGCGTTCCCCAAGACATGATCGCGGTAGATATCAGTCCGGCACAGCGGTTTGCGGTATTGGGCAGCCCGGATTATTTTGCCAGGCACCCTGTCCCCTTTAGCCCATTAGACCTGCGCAAGCACCAATGTATTCGCAGCAGAATGCCAAGCGGGGCAATCTATCGGTGGGAGTTCGAGCGTCACGGCGAAACACTTGCCGTAGATGTGCAAGGCGCATTAACACTTGATAATCCAACCTTGATGCTTGAAGCAGCCAGGGCGGGGCTTGGGTTGACCTACCTTACGGAATGGAATGCTGCGGTAGATTTGGCCACAGGGAGCTTGGTGCGAGTCCTGAAAGATTGGACGCCGGCGTTAGACAAGTTATGTCTTTATTACCCAGGTAGACGTCATGTGCCAGCTGGATTGAGAGCACTGATTGAACTGATCAGGGAGCAGAGCTTTTAAAAACAGCTCGCTGCTTCTGAACTTTTCGACCGCGCAAAACAAAACCCCATCTGCTTTCGCAAATGGGGTTTCGGAATTTAATCTTGACGATGACCTACTCTCACATGGGGAAACCCCACACTACCATCGGCGATGCATCGTTTCACTACTGAGTTCGGGATGGGATCAGGTGGTTCCAATGCTCTATGGTCGTCAAGAAATTCGGGTACTGAGTCGCGGCCTGTTGGCCTCGCTT is a genomic window of Pseudomonas sp. ADAK18 containing:
- a CDS encoding TIGR03571 family LLM class oxidoreductase; translated protein: MHPRFQRLLGTRQFSIGLELPLDNDWSADGQRSRLKEDRPFGVPDLKQHAQLARLADSSGFKALWVRDVPVYDPNFGDAAQVFETFSYLGYLAGITQNIMLGTAAVVLPLRQPWLTLKAANSVDELSDGRLLLGVASGDRPMEYPLFGVDYAQRGESFRNTVELLQSQGHGRLPEGARLLPEREVPVPLLVAGLGQQSAAWIGKHMDGWLAYPGTPEEHHHRVDIWRDVSGDKPYITFLHLDLEANPHAPMKRVRFGGRSGRLGLIDELQALKAAGVQHVGLHLRRSERPVAEVISELAEHVLPRFHDPL
- a CDS encoding protealysin inhibitor emfourin gives rise to the protein MKELPPLGSDATVRLSRQGGVTAMLSRPREIEFAQYNPDEREQICSLLKGCLPLTSSESGRGDQRFYQIEVRFRQDDRDDQLMLQVPEDRAPGELVRLWDKGLVS
- a CDS encoding autotransporter outer membrane beta-barrel domain-containing protein, whose translation is MSFTPRRLALHISLIVSGVWFSQASQAQIEIRTPTIAAQSMGSGGNMDPSLWVRDAGRINAVETAVEIRKVPFWSPSIRINNDGQIVSSAAAAIATPGVHNGYGSYSINNTAGALIQGENDAIRISADLKNDGEINLKNSGTIRALNGQALDFSSVVGERARTTIENQKGAVIRADAGDGVRTGSHARLTNDGEISTGDSRSAADRFDGINTGSAIDTRISNSGLISGGRNGVSGDHIDLSNAGTIIGRNGAGAVSVSDGSFFNNNGTITGGQDGRQTNVDGDGVRIGGIANVSNRQGTIQGTGSSGVDKNGRANTSEGVSIGGGYVFNGAAPTRGETPGIIIGANNGILVSDGQGGSAVAATTLRTYGVIRGLDGFGVKFIGDFDDQVVNGGLISGANGVALDLGGGNDTLTLNKGAIFEGLVDGGTGHNTMILEAYQYPYYYPGQTPDGTVGDTRNFESLQVRNGYWVLNGQGDFSQGAQVFNRALLDNQGGIAGTVVVDQGGEYQGRGSVGNLIINGQLTTNIQVGAPQVNGNLTMAPGATFYFATNADGSTATTHVTGNASLNGARFSLNTGSDFNYPWHSRYTVLEAGSITGTFDDSELRYYAFLTPKLSYEANRVDLSYTRNDVNFTEYARTANGARAVQSIESISWRYRDDIYGPYPPFFWQPNPLNDALLNTSEATASAAIEALAGSSNANLSSATLTASSLVGTSMLSAMRQMGNGAGLLVGLESTQTPELAATGVPSGARNLNDPSARGRVWLQGIGSYGKLDSQHGSDGMQQRTQGSLLGVDWSLSPTWRLGVVGGYSKTDLDSHNVDNKLRSWHVGGYAVRQDGPVALRLGAAYSHHAGDNKRTVEFEGFSDKPKGNYDADSQQAFAELGYALGSGRFNIEPFTNLGYQRYHRDSFTEKGGIASLKVDAQTQDNFSSTFGMRLAHLSQLDNGISLTPRASLGWRHVYGNVDSETRQAFVVGGDAFNVEGSALDRDSLMVGAGLDVGLSARHTLSVGYNGELGSNSRNHAVVGQWQMSF
- the mrdA gene encoding penicillin-binding protein 2; its protein translation is MPEPIPIKDHEKENRLVNKRLLACALLVIGITCALVGRMYFLQVVEFDYHSTISENNRVHVLPITPTRGLIYDRNGVVLADNRPSYNLIITRERASDLKGELDSIISLLHLPAEDRALFDKAMKQARHPFVPVTLFYELTEEQIALLAVNQFRLPGVDVEPQFVRHYPLGAHFAHSIGYVGRINEKESKALDSVEYRGTQSIGKTGIERFYESELHGHVGYEEVETNAQGRVLRVLKHTDPIPGKNIVLSLDVKLQEAAEEALGDRRGSVVALDPETGEVLAMVSKPSFDPNLFVTGISFKEYAALHDSIDRPLFNRVLRGLYAPGSTIKPEVAIAGLDSGVVTAQTRVFDPGYYQLPDFDHKYRNWNHSGDGWVDMDAAIMRSNDTYFYDLAHKLGIDRLHDYLAEFGLGQKVSLDMFEESAGLMPSQAWKRATRRQPWFPGETVILGIGQGYMQVTPLQLAQATALIANKGVWNRPHLAKTINGVPPVDENPMPNVVLKDPRGWEQVNHGMQLVMHDPRGIARAAAAGAQYRIAGKSGTAQVVAIKQGERYNRLKTSERNRDNALFVGFAPAEHPRIVISVMIENGEAGGRVAGPVVRQIMDAWLLDQDGHLKPQYATPSKAPGDPHV
- a CDS encoding GFA family protein, translated to MNDPRKPLHGSCFCKGVRYQVDRLDMPISHCHCHSCRKVHAAAFVATAGVMREHFRWTQGAELLSSFESSPGKLRHFCSQCGSHLMAERKHQPHVIVRVATLDDDPGEQPTCHIWTSHDVPWLSYEGLEQWEEWKA
- a CDS encoding SRPBCC family protein, encoding MDVHDRIERKVLLKAPHERVWQALIEAEQFGSWFGIDLKGKQFVAGEAIAAQITFPGYEHVKWNARIERLEPQKLFSFSWHPYAIEEGIDYDSETPTLVEFALEDHTEGTLLRVVESGFLAIPQARREKAFKMNSRGWDEQMNNIEVHLTKSP
- a CDS encoding M4 family metallopeptidase; this translates as MPRQGQYPGFIPPYILHRLIDHGSEWQRSRALNTLTHVRQLLPNPGLVSVAGAAAEKTVPGTLQRHIYDAQHLTVLPGALARAEGQRASGDTAVDEAYDALGATHDFFWQVYGRDSIDNRGLALVGTVHYGEGYDNAFWNGAQMVFGDGDGEVFQRFTRSLDVVAHELAHGITESEAGLVYRNQSGALNESVSDVFGILTKQYVLKQTAEQADWLIGADLLTDKVKGKGLRSMSHPGTAYDDPVLGKDPQPAHMRDFVVTQDDNGGVHLNSGIPNRAFYLGAIALGGSAWVQAGQIWYDTVCDKRLDNDADFQAFATLTVEHARERFGVAQGKAVQKAWAGVGVNLA
- a CDS encoding aldehyde dehydrogenase family protein — translated: MHHIDHVYINGAFVTPHGEELFELFNPATGQSIGQVRLADELDAKGAIAAAKQAFPEFSRSTKSLRVTHLRHMHAAIQSVEDELTEAIIEEYGAPISRARWMAKHAAGVLEDAAVVLEEYTFSRRIGIAEVVMQPLGVAGLITPWNSNAGFICGKLAAALAAGCTAVIKPSEMSALQTAIVTRALHKAGLPPGVFNIVTGRGETVGVVLSSHPDIAKVSFTGSTAIGKSILGSGAQTLKRVTLELGGKSPVLILEDADLSAAVPMAIQAGFMNSGQACIAGTRILVPEQRLAEVETLMIEELAKVRAGDPRDPDTSVGPMVSLKQWERVQRYIQLGIEEGAHLVVGGPGLPEGIKAGWFVRPTVFSRVTNQMTIAREEIFGPVLSIITYANEEEAISIANDTPYGLQAYILSSDPARARKLASRIDAGRVLINTLAHEPRAPFGGFKQSGIGREYGTFGLEAFLEPKSILS
- a CDS encoding LysR family transcriptional regulator, with translation MNKTGLNELEAVMAVARHRSFRAAATELNVSTSALSHSVAALEARMGVRLFNRTTRSVSLSEVGAEFIGTITPALATIRMALEQAGNHHSEPTGTLRLGAAKQIMPLLLEYLQRYPQMKLDIVTEGRLIDIIAQGFDAGIRLGDSVPQDMIAVDISPAQRFAVLGSPDYFARHPVPFSPLDLRKHQCIRSRMPSGAIYRWEFERHGETLAVDVQGALTLDNPTLMLEAARAGLGLTYLTEWNAAVDLATGSLVRVLKDWTPALDKLCLYYPGRRHVPAGLRALIELIREQSF